In Actinoplanes sp. NBC_00393, a single genomic region encodes these proteins:
- a CDS encoding extracellular solute-binding protein has protein sequence MKRSTAAATALLLALAGCSGGDSGDDSGPVTLTLAGWSLATTPEFQTLADGFRAVNPDVTIELKEYDATNYDTQMIADLAAGKAPDIYVQKNLKNFYTYQNGKQLLDVSDVAGKLGSGVGGLSAYQVDGKTYAIPYRQDSWVLYYNKALFSEAGVAAPDGSWTWDDYATAAEDLTGKLKASGSKALGAYQHVWQSTAQGFALAQTAGADLTSGDFGYLKPYYERSLDLQNAGAQVKFGDATTNSLTYQAQFGKQQAAMMVMGTWYMATLRSQQEKGDADKFEWGIAPAPQLTEATTGKSATPVTFADPTGLGINPKIAEGEVEAAKQFLAYAAGADGAKALAGIGITPADSAAVTETFFQLSGVPTDELSKFTFATHDTKPENPVSKYTAPLQNILNDMHSAVLSGSKPVDAAIAEAQDRAKNEVLSK, from the coding sequence ATGAAACGTTCGACAGCCGCCGCGACAGCGCTCCTTCTCGCCCTGGCCGGATGCAGCGGCGGGGACTCCGGCGACGACTCCGGTCCGGTCACGCTCACCCTGGCCGGCTGGAGTCTGGCCACCACTCCCGAGTTCCAGACCCTGGCCGACGGCTTCCGTGCGGTGAACCCGGACGTGACCATCGAGCTCAAGGAGTACGACGCCACCAACTACGACACCCAGATGATCGCGGACCTGGCGGCCGGCAAGGCGCCGGACATCTACGTGCAGAAGAACCTGAAGAACTTCTACACGTACCAGAACGGCAAGCAGCTGCTCGACGTCTCCGATGTGGCGGGCAAGCTGGGCAGCGGGGTGGGCGGGCTGTCCGCCTATCAGGTGGACGGGAAGACGTACGCGATCCCGTACCGGCAGGACTCGTGGGTGCTGTATTACAACAAGGCGCTGTTCTCCGAGGCCGGCGTGGCTGCTCCGGACGGGTCGTGGACCTGGGACGACTACGCGACCGCGGCCGAGGACCTGACCGGCAAGCTGAAGGCGTCCGGGTCGAAGGCGCTCGGGGCGTACCAGCATGTCTGGCAGTCCACCGCGCAGGGCTTCGCGCTGGCCCAGACCGCCGGTGCCGACCTGACGAGCGGCGACTTCGGCTATCTCAAGCCGTACTACGAGCGGTCGCTGGACCTGCAGAACGCCGGGGCGCAGGTCAAGTTCGGGGACGCCACCACGAACAGCCTCACCTACCAGGCCCAGTTCGGTAAGCAGCAGGCCGCCATGATGGTGATGGGCACGTGGTACATGGCGACGCTGCGCAGCCAGCAGGAGAAGGGCGACGCCGACAAGTTCGAGTGGGGCATCGCCCCGGCGCCGCAGCTCACCGAGGCGACCACCGGCAAGTCGGCGACGCCGGTGACGTTCGCCGACCCGACCGGGCTGGGGATCAACCCGAAGATCGCCGAGGGTGAGGTCGAGGCGGCCAAGCAGTTCCTGGCGTACGCGGCCGGGGCGGACGGGGCCAAGGCGCTCGCCGGGATCGGGATCACCCCGGCCGACTCGGCGGCGGTCACCGAGACGTTCTTCCAGCTGTCCGGCGTACCGACCGACGAGCTGTCGAAGTTCACCTTCGCCACGCACGACACCAAGCCGGAGAACCCGGTGTCGAAGTACACCGCCCCGCTGCAGAACATCCTCAACGACATGCACAGCGCGGTGCTCTCCGGCAGCAAGCCGGTGGACGCCGCGATCGCCGAGGCGCAGGACCGCGCGAAGAACGAGGTCCTGAGCAAGTGA
- a CDS encoding DUF2264 domain-containing protein, producing MPDIPLQSRDDWLRLADRLLIAARQHASPGHARITPPGPAGGYGHDVDGLEGFARTFLIAGFRIAGSPGDTEALADWYATGIATGTDPAAPDRWVRLDEHSQAKVEAASLALILDLTRPWIWDRLTPSVQERVVDYLAPAVGDDTYPRINWVWFRLVVQTFLRSVGGPHSLTEMAEDLATHDTFRRAGGWLADGPERAYDHYAGWALHLYPTLWARMAGAADLAAARRDQDVAELDRYLQDAVALIGADGSPLIQGRSLIYRFAAAAPFWIGALAGVPSVRPGLLRHAATRVVGHFTRNGVPDHDGLLNLGWHHRWPKLAQSYSGPGSPYWAGKGLLGIALPAGHPVWTAQPEPLPVEAGDTLRALRAPGWILSGTRDDGIVRVLNHGTDHAVEGSTSADSPLYARLGYSTATAPVLTEQGWTEPADMSVTLVDADGRRTHRTGMRTLTIRTDDDGTPVGVAGSTGPARWVEPGPPQPDHGGGRTGESRQAGHLTVLSLVRGPWEVRLARADRVGPAAVTLRFSGWPVAGAGPSTVLPGAVTVTGGRLTSRLVTADQAGDPAAGLETYSGAGPLGDPVRVPWLDQPVRPGVWTAVLAELTGGATGPGPCRAEFNGRDALVTWPDGVRTRTRIDTPQPGPVPRALITKE from the coding sequence GTGCCCGACATCCCCCTGCAGAGCCGCGACGACTGGCTGCGGCTCGCCGACCGCCTCCTCATCGCCGCACGACAGCACGCCTCCCCCGGCCACGCCCGCATCACCCCACCGGGCCCGGCCGGCGGCTACGGCCACGACGTCGACGGCCTGGAGGGTTTCGCCCGCACGTTCCTGATCGCCGGCTTCCGCATCGCCGGTTCGCCCGGCGACACGGAGGCGCTCGCCGACTGGTATGCGACCGGCATCGCCACCGGCACCGACCCGGCCGCCCCCGACCGCTGGGTCCGCCTCGACGAGCATTCGCAGGCCAAGGTCGAGGCCGCCTCGCTGGCGCTGATCCTGGACCTGACCCGCCCCTGGATCTGGGACCGTCTCACCCCGTCCGTGCAGGAGCGGGTGGTGGACTACCTGGCGCCCGCGGTCGGCGACGACACCTATCCGCGGATCAACTGGGTCTGGTTCCGCCTGGTCGTGCAGACCTTCCTGCGCTCGGTCGGCGGTCCGCACTCGCTCACCGAGATGGCCGAGGACCTGGCCACGCACGACACGTTCCGGCGGGCCGGCGGCTGGCTGGCCGACGGTCCCGAGCGCGCCTACGACCACTACGCCGGCTGGGCGCTGCACCTCTACCCCACGCTGTGGGCGCGGATGGCCGGCGCCGCCGACCTGGCTGCCGCCCGACGCGACCAGGACGTCGCCGAGCTCGACCGATACCTGCAGGACGCCGTGGCGCTGATCGGCGCGGACGGGTCACCGCTGATCCAGGGCCGCAGCCTGATCTACCGCTTCGCCGCCGCGGCCCCGTTCTGGATCGGCGCCCTGGCCGGGGTGCCGTCGGTGCGGCCCGGCCTGCTGCGGCACGCGGCCACCCGGGTCGTCGGCCACTTCACCAGGAACGGCGTGCCCGACCACGACGGTCTGCTCAACCTCGGCTGGCATCACCGCTGGCCGAAGCTCGCCCAGTCCTACTCGGGTCCCGGCTCGCCGTACTGGGCCGGCAAGGGTCTGCTCGGCATCGCCCTGCCGGCCGGCCATCCGGTCTGGACCGCGCAACCCGAACCCCTGCCGGTCGAGGCCGGCGACACCCTGCGCGCTCTGCGCGCCCCCGGCTGGATCCTTTCCGGTACGCGTGACGACGGCATAGTCCGCGTCCTGAACCACGGCACCGACCACGCCGTCGAAGGTTCCACCAGCGCGGACTCCCCGCTCTACGCCCGCCTCGGCTACTCCACAGCGACCGCGCCGGTGCTCACCGAGCAGGGCTGGACCGAGCCGGCCGACATGTCGGTGACCCTGGTCGACGCCGACGGCCGCCGCACCCATCGCACCGGGATGCGCACGCTCACCATCCGGACCGACGACGACGGGACACCGGTCGGCGTGGCCGGTTCGACCGGGCCGGCCCGCTGGGTCGAGCCCGGCCCGCCGCAGCCCGACCACGGCGGCGGCCGCACCGGCGAGTCCCGGCAGGCCGGTCACCTCACCGTCCTCTCGCTGGTCCGCGGCCCCTGGGAGGTGCGGCTGGCCCGCGCCGACCGGGTCGGCCCGGCCGCGGTGACGCTCCGGTTCAGCGGCTGGCCCGTCGCGGGGGCAGGCCCGTCCACCGTGCTGCCCGGCGCGGTGACCGTCACCGGCGGACGGCTCACCTCCCGGCTGGTCACCGCCGACCAGGCCGGTGACCCGGCCGCCGGGCTGGAGACGTACTCCGGCGCCGGCCCGCTCGGCGATCCGGTCCGGGTGCCGTGGCTCGATCAGCCGGTCCGCCCCGGCGTGTGGACGGCCGTGCTGGCCGAGCTCACCGGCGGCGCCACCGGTCCCGGGCCGTGCCGGGCCGAGTTCAACGGGCGCGACGCCCTGGTCACCTGGCCTGACGGCGTCCGCACCCGCACCCGCATCGACACACCGCAGCCCGGGCCCGTCCCCCGGGCACTGATAACCAAGGAGTAG
- a CDS encoding carbohydrate ABC transporter permease, whose amino-acid sequence MTTTLAAGRRRGRPALRNIAVGWSFLLPNFAGFAILTLIPVVLLFYYAFTEWNVFGGSTWSGLANFRQMWDDTSFWTALRNTFYYTAFHIPLTLTVSLGLALLLNRKLRGVAFFRTVAFFPYITSIVAIAQIWNMLFSPSYGPVNQLLRAIGVANPPGWTTSADWSMPAVIVVGTWREMGYYMLLFLAGLQTIPAQLHEAAKVDGANAWQRFRAVTLPGLRPTTFFITVMLTIGSFKVFDLILVMTDGGPGQSTLVLSQYIYQKGFEENQFGYASALSIVLFAICFLVTIVQFLVNKSRDS is encoded by the coding sequence GTGACGACGACGCTTGCAGCGGGCCGGCGACGCGGCCGGCCCGCCCTGCGCAACATCGCGGTGGGATGGAGCTTCCTGCTGCCGAACTTCGCCGGCTTCGCGATCCTCACGCTGATCCCGGTCGTGCTGCTGTTCTACTACGCCTTCACCGAGTGGAACGTCTTCGGCGGCAGCACCTGGAGCGGCCTGGCCAACTTCCGCCAGATGTGGGACGACACCAGCTTCTGGACCGCGCTGCGCAACACCTTCTACTACACCGCCTTCCACATCCCGCTGACGCTCACCGTCTCGCTGGGCCTGGCACTACTGCTCAACCGGAAGCTGCGCGGGGTGGCGTTCTTCCGGACGGTCGCGTTCTTCCCATACATCACGTCGATCGTGGCCATCGCGCAGATCTGGAACATGCTGTTCAGCCCGAGCTACGGGCCGGTCAACCAGCTGCTGCGGGCGATCGGCGTGGCGAACCCGCCGGGCTGGACCACCTCGGCGGACTGGTCGATGCCGGCCGTCATCGTGGTCGGCACCTGGCGCGAGATGGGCTACTACATGCTGCTCTTCCTGGCCGGGCTGCAGACCATCCCGGCGCAGCTGCACGAGGCCGCCAAGGTCGACGGGGCGAACGCCTGGCAGCGGTTCCGCGCGGTCACCCTGCCCGGGCTGCGGCCGACCACCTTCTTCATCACGGTGATGCTGACCATCGGCAGCTTCAAGGTCTTCGACCTGATCCTGGTGATGACCGACGGCGGGCCTGGTCAGTCCACCCTGGTGCTGTCGCAGTACATCTATCAGAAGGGCTTCGAGGAAAATCAGTTCGGGTACGCGTCCGCGCTGTCCATCGTGCTGTTCGCGATCTGCTTCCTGGTGACGATCGTGCAGTTCCTGGTCAACAAGAGCAGGGACTCGTGA
- a CDS encoding carbohydrate ABC transporter permease: MVRRILGYLVLGIAAVAVLLPFYWMVVSSLKTNNDVFTVPVQWLPADPVWSNYADIWSKSGMTTWLGNTVLLSAVVTLLQVFTGSFAAYGFAKVHFPGRDVLFLAYIGTLAVPWQSYMIPQFIMMSKLQLTDSLWSIIALQAFGPLGVFLMKQFYESVPDELVDAARIDGMSEYGIYRRIMLPLSVPALASLTLITLVATWNDYLGPLLYLRSPDLWTIQLGLKSFINQYNAEYALIMTGSVLSVLPIVVIFLAGQRYFVEGIATTGLKG; the protein is encoded by the coding sequence ATGGTCCGGCGCATCCTGGGCTACCTCGTGCTCGGCATCGCGGCGGTCGCCGTCCTGCTGCCGTTCTACTGGATGGTCGTGTCGTCGCTGAAGACGAACAACGACGTCTTCACCGTCCCGGTCCAGTGGCTGCCCGCCGACCCGGTCTGGAGCAACTACGCCGACATCTGGAGCAAGTCGGGGATGACCACGTGGCTGGGCAACACCGTGCTGCTCTCCGCGGTGGTCACCCTGCTCCAGGTCTTCACCGGCAGCTTCGCGGCGTACGGGTTCGCCAAGGTCCATTTCCCCGGCCGGGACGTCCTGTTCCTCGCCTACATCGGCACGCTGGCCGTGCCCTGGCAGTCGTACATGATCCCGCAGTTCATCATGATGTCGAAACTGCAGCTCACCGACAGCCTGTGGTCGATCATCGCGTTGCAGGCGTTCGGGCCGCTCGGCGTCTTCCTGATGAAGCAGTTCTACGAGTCGGTCCCGGACGAGCTGGTCGACGCGGCCCGGATCGACGGGATGAGCGAGTACGGCATCTACCGGCGGATCATGCTGCCGCTCTCGGTGCCGGCCCTGGCCAGCCTCACCCTGATCACGCTGGTCGCCACCTGGAACGACTACCTCGGCCCGCTGCTCTACCTGCGCAGCCCGGACCTGTGGACGATCCAGCTCGGTCTCAAGTCGTTCATCAACCAGTACAACGCCGAGTACGCGCTGATCATGACGGGCTCGGTGCTCTCCGTCCTCCCGATCGTCGTGATCTTCCTGGCCGGGCAGCGGTACTTCGTCGAGGGCATCGCGACCACCGGACTGAAGGGCTGA